The Agarilytica rhodophyticola genome has a window encoding:
- a CDS encoding DUF4202 domain-containing protein, whose amino-acid sequence MHKDLLDNTLAAFDKANACDPNMEIYKGKEIPRELLYGQRMSEELSMFVSAPSVHLQLAARAQHIERWQSPRSDYPDGRSGYKKWRSQLYLFHAQRAGEIMQAQGYDQDDIDRVRFLIQKRQMKTDQESQTLEDTVCLVFLRHYIEAFALKHSQEKLIGIIQKTWNKMSENGHQAALKINFSEKIFSLLQKSLQ is encoded by the coding sequence ATGCACAAAGACCTATTGGATAACACTTTAGCCGCCTTCGACAAAGCAAACGCCTGCGACCCGAATATGGAGATATACAAGGGCAAAGAAATACCCCGGGAATTGCTGTATGGCCAGCGTATGAGCGAAGAGCTATCGATGTTTGTATCAGCCCCTAGTGTGCATCTGCAATTGGCAGCTCGAGCACAGCATATCGAACGCTGGCAATCCCCCCGCTCGGATTATCCCGATGGTCGCTCAGGCTATAAAAAGTGGCGATCCCAGCTCTACTTATTTCATGCTCAAAGGGCTGGAGAGATTATGCAGGCTCAAGGCTATGACCAAGATGATATCGATAGAGTGAGGTTTCTCATACAGAAGCGACAAATGAAAACAGACCAGGAATCGCAAACACTGGAAGATACTGTCTGTCTTGTATTTTTAAGGCACTATATCGAAGCATTTGCACTTAAGCATTCGCAGGAAAAACTCATAGGTATCATCCAGAAGACCTGGAACAAAATGTCGGAAAATGGACATCAAGCTGCCCTCAAAATTAACTTTTCAGAAAAAATTTTTAGTTTATTGCAAAAATCTTTGCAATAA